One window from the genome of Halomicrobium zhouii encodes:
- a CDS encoding glycoside hydrolase family 2 TIM barrel-domain containing protein, whose product MDDWLDPQTVGRNRLAPHVDVLPYEDPETARGRERTRSPWIRSLDGEWAFDLAATPADAPEGFQDPAFDAGDWDGIDVPRNWQTAGYGDPHYTNVVYPFPLDPPNVPTENPTASYRRTFHVDEDWDGRQVRLHFEGVDSAFHLWVNGERVGYSEGARLPSEFDVTEHVEPGENTVAVRVYKWTNGSYVEDQDMWWLSGIFREVYAYAVPETHVADVDVRTDLDAEYQDAHLTAAVDVANVGTADATRTVAATLRDEDGGVVAELESATEVAAGDTATVTLETDVDDPETWTAETPTCYALEVALVDASDEGNGERTDGEVTEVVAETVGFREVEITDGQFLVNGEAVTIRGVNRHDFHPDRGRHVPVESMREDVELMKRHNINAVRTAHYPNDSRFYDLCDEYGLYVVDETDLECHGMELARETPHISDADEWEDTYVDRMVRMVERDKNHPSVVVWSLGNESGFGSNHVTMAEETRERDPTRPIHYEPDEEQVVSDVVGPMYPPWDQLEEWAAEDDYDHPVILCEYAHAMGNGPGNLREYWDAFYEHDRLQGGFVWDWLDQGLRQTTAAGEEWFAYGGDFGDEPNDANFNINGLVFPDRTPSPGLTEYKKVIEPVTFEPSDLNGGEVVVENRYDFRDLDHLRATWRVEADGELLESGAVDLPDVAAGERATLPVPVAPERLDDDAENLLTVEARLGGETRWAPAGHTVATGQFELPDGEPSAPSPGASAPLGCETTDDGIVVSNGEFELTFDDTRGVVESLSYRGREVVSSGPRAGLWRAPTDNDEGLPLSRTLLSRLREAHENGERLTHDDVRTIGFAQLWREHGLDDLEFRTDEVSHEVRGEDAVEITVEGRLAPPIFDHGFATAQVYTVRDTGAVEIRTRIEPEGDLSLLPSLPRVGLDLTLDGEFDHVTWYGRGPGESYVDSKEAALVGRYDGAVAELHTPYVRPQANGTRTDVRWATFTDDGGVGIAVTGESLLDVTAHDYARADLAAAAHDHELPTRDEISVSLDHAHCGLGTGSCGPPTLEQYRVDPGVYEFGVEIRPFVG is encoded by the coding sequence ATGGACGACTGGCTCGACCCACAGACCGTGGGACGCAATCGGCTCGCGCCGCACGTCGACGTACTGCCGTACGAGGACCCCGAGACCGCCCGGGGGCGCGAACGCACACGATCACCGTGGATACGCTCGCTCGACGGCGAGTGGGCCTTCGACCTGGCCGCGACGCCGGCGGACGCGCCCGAGGGGTTCCAGGACCCGGCGTTCGACGCCGGCGACTGGGACGGCATCGACGTGCCGAGAAACTGGCAGACGGCGGGGTACGGCGACCCCCATTACACCAACGTCGTCTACCCGTTCCCGCTCGACCCGCCGAACGTCCCGACGGAGAACCCGACCGCCTCGTACCGTCGCACGTTCCACGTCGACGAGGACTGGGACGGGCGACAGGTCCGCCTGCACTTCGAGGGGGTCGACTCGGCGTTCCACCTGTGGGTCAACGGCGAGCGGGTCGGCTACAGCGAGGGCGCACGGCTCCCCTCGGAGTTCGACGTCACAGAGCACGTCGAACCCGGGGAGAACACGGTCGCCGTGCGCGTGTACAAGTGGACCAACGGGAGCTACGTCGAGGACCAGGACATGTGGTGGCTCAGCGGCATCTTCCGGGAGGTGTACGCCTACGCCGTCCCGGAGACCCACGTCGCCGACGTCGACGTGCGGACGGACCTCGATGCCGAGTACCAGGACGCCCACCTCACGGCCGCCGTCGACGTCGCGAACGTCGGCACAGCGGACGCGACCCGCACCGTGGCGGCGACGCTCCGGGACGAGGACGGCGGCGTCGTCGCCGAGCTGGAGAGTGCTACCGAGGTCGCTGCGGGCGACACCGCGACGGTCACGCTCGAAACCGACGTCGACGACCCGGAGACGTGGACCGCCGAGACGCCGACGTGTTACGCCCTCGAGGTCGCACTGGTGGACGCGTCAGACGAGGGGAACGGCGAGCGGACGGACGGCGAGGTGACGGAAGTCGTCGCGGAGACCGTCGGCTTCCGCGAGGTTGAGATAACGGACGGCCAGTTCCTCGTCAACGGCGAGGCGGTGACGATCCGCGGCGTGAACCGCCACGACTTCCACCCGGACCGGGGCCGCCACGTCCCCGTCGAGTCGATGCGCGAGGACGTGGAGCTGATGAAACGGCACAATATCAACGCCGTCCGGACGGCCCACTACCCCAACGACTCGCGGTTCTACGACCTCTGTGACGAGTACGGCCTCTACGTCGTCGACGAGACGGACCTGGAGTGCCACGGGATGGAGCTTGCCCGCGAGACGCCCCACATCAGCGACGCCGACGAGTGGGAGGACACCTACGTCGACCGGATGGTCCGGATGGTCGAACGCGACAAGAACCACCCGAGCGTCGTCGTCTGGTCGCTCGGCAACGAGTCGGGCTTCGGCTCGAACCACGTCACGATGGCCGAGGAGACCCGCGAGCGGGACCCGACGCGACCGATACACTACGAACCGGACGAGGAGCAGGTCGTCTCGGACGTCGTCGGTCCGATGTACCCGCCGTGGGATCAGCTCGAGGAATGGGCGGCCGAAGACGACTACGACCACCCGGTCATCCTCTGCGAGTACGCCCACGCGATGGGGAACGGCCCCGGCAACCTCCGCGAGTACTGGGACGCGTTCTACGAGCACGACCGCCTGCAGGGCGGGTTCGTCTGGGACTGGCTCGACCAGGGGCTCCGCCAGACCACGGCCGCCGGCGAGGAGTGGTTCGCCTACGGCGGCGACTTCGGCGACGAACCCAACGACGCGAACTTCAACATCAACGGCCTGGTGTTCCCGGACCGGACGCCCTCGCCCGGGCTGACAGAGTACAAGAAGGTCATCGAGCCGGTGACGTTCGAGCCGTCGGACCTCAACGGCGGCGAGGTGGTCGTCGAGAACCGCTACGACTTCCGCGACCTGGACCACCTCCGGGCCACCTGGCGCGTCGAGGCGGACGGGGAACTCCTCGAGAGCGGCGCCGTCGACCTCCCCGACGTCGCCGCCGGCGAGCGCGCGACGCTGCCCGTCCCCGTCGCGCCCGAGCGCCTGGACGACGACGCCGAGAACCTCCTCACGGTCGAGGCCCGACTCGGGGGCGAGACCAGGTGGGCGCCGGCGGGCCACACCGTCGCGACCGGGCAGTTCGAACTCCCCGACGGCGAGCCGTCGGCGCCGTCGCCCGGCGCGTCGGCACCGCTCGGCTGTGAGACGACCGACGACGGGATCGTGGTCTCGAACGGCGAGTTCGAACTGACCTTCGACGACACCCGCGGCGTCGTCGAGTCGCTGTCCTACCGGGGCCGGGAGGTGGTCTCCAGCGGTCCACGCGCGGGTCTCTGGCGGGCACCGACCGACAACGACGAGGGGCTCCCCCTCTCCCGGACGCTGCTCAGCCGGCTTCGAGAGGCCCACGAGAACGGCGAGCGGCTCACGCACGACGACGTCAGGACCATCGGGTTCGCCCAGCTCTGGCGGGAACACGGGCTCGACGACCTCGAGTTCAGGACGGACGAGGTGAGCCACGAGGTCCGCGGTGAGGACGCCGTCGAGATAACTGTCGAGGGGCGCCTCGCCCCGCCCATCTTCGATCACGGCTTCGCGACGGCGCAGGTGTACACCGTCCGTGACACCGGCGCCGTCGAGATCCGGACGCGGATCGAGCCCGAGGGCGACCTGTCGCTGCTCCCGTCGCTCCCCCGCGTCGGTCTGGACCTGACGCTCGACGGCGAGTTCGACCACGTGACCTGGTACGGCCGCGGGCCCGGCGAATCGTACGTCGACAGCAAGGAGGCGGCGCTCGTCGGGCGATACGACGGCGCCGTCGCGGAACTCCACACGCCCTACGTCCGCCCGCAGGCCAACGGCACCCGGACGGACGTCCGCTGGGCGACGTTCACCGACGATGGCGGCGTCGGCATCGCCGTGACCGGCGAGTCGCTCCTCGACGTCACCGCTCACGACTACGCGAGAGCGGACCTGGCGGCCGCGGCCCACGACCACGAACTCCCCACTCGCGACGAAATTTCGGTGTCGCTGGACCACGCCCACTGCGGTCTCGGGACGGGGAGCTGCGGGCCGCCGACGCTCGAACAGTACCGGGTCGACCCCGGCGTCTACGAATTCGGCGTCGAGATTCGACCGTTCGTCGGCTGA
- the dgoD gene encoding galactonate dehydratase codes for MTHIVDYELFEVPPRWLMLRIETADGTVGWGEPVVEGRAHTVRAAVEELMDTYLLGEDPTRIEDHWQTMYRGGFYRGGPVLMSAIAGIDQALWDIKGKQLGAPVHDLLGGPARDRIRVYQWIGGDRPSEVADQAQTKVEAGFTALKMNATAEVERVDDPATVDAAVNRLREVREAVGDEVDVGVDFHGRVTKPMAKRLAAALEPYDPMFVEEPVLPEHNDALPQIAAHTTTPIATGERMYSRWDFKEIFENGSVDVIQPDLSHAGGITEVKKIAAMAEAYDVALAPHCPLGPVALASCLQVDACSPNALIQEQSLNIHYNDTGDVLEYLADPSVFEYDDGYVTIPDNPGLGIEINEDHVREQSEKTVNWHNPVWRHQDGSVAEW; via the coding sequence ATGACTCATATCGTCGACTACGAACTGTTCGAAGTGCCGCCACGGTGGCTCATGCTCCGGATCGAAACGGCCGACGGCACTGTCGGCTGGGGTGAACCCGTCGTCGAGGGCCGCGCCCACACGGTCCGTGCGGCCGTCGAGGAACTGATGGACACCTACCTCCTGGGCGAGGACCCGACGCGGATCGAAGACCACTGGCAGACGATGTACCGCGGCGGGTTCTACCGCGGCGGGCCGGTGCTGATGAGCGCTATCGCGGGCATCGACCAGGCCCTCTGGGACATCAAGGGGAAGCAACTGGGCGCGCCGGTTCACGACCTGCTGGGCGGTCCCGCTCGCGACCGCATCCGCGTCTACCAGTGGATCGGCGGCGACCGCCCCTCAGAGGTAGCCGACCAGGCCCAGACCAAGGTCGAGGCTGGCTTCACCGCGCTGAAGATGAACGCCACCGCCGAGGTCGAGCGCGTCGACGACCCGGCGACGGTCGACGCGGCGGTCAACCGCCTGCGCGAGGTCCGCGAGGCCGTCGGCGACGAGGTCGACGTCGGCGTCGACTTCCACGGACGCGTCACGAAGCCGATGGCCAAGCGCCTGGCCGCGGCACTCGAACCGTACGACCCCATGTTCGTCGAGGAGCCGGTCCTCCCCGAACACAACGACGCGCTCCCGCAGATCGCCGCGCACACGACGACGCCCATCGCCACCGGCGAGCGAATGTACTCGCGCTGGGACTTCAAGGAGATCTTCGAGAACGGCTCCGTCGACGTGATCCAGCCGGACCTCTCCCACGCCGGCGGTATCACCGAGGTGAAGAAGATCGCGGCGATGGCCGAGGCCTACGACGTCGCGCTGGCGCCCCACTGCCCCCTCGGCCCGGTCGCGCTCGCCTCCTGTCTGCAGGTCGACGCCTGCTCGCCCAACGCCCTCATCCAGGAGCAGAGCCTGAACATCCACTACAACGACACCGGCGACGTGCTCGAGTACCTCGCCGACCCCTCCGTCTTCGAGTACGACGACGGCTACGTGACGATCCCCGACAACCCGGGTCTCGGCATCGAGATCAACGAGGACCACGTCCGCGAACAGTCAGAGAAGACGGTGAACTGGCACAACCCCGTCTGGCGACACCAGGACGGCAGCGTCGCCGAGTGGTAG
- a CDS encoding IclR family transcriptional regulator → MTDGVPRVKATETSFRIIELLDERQGAGVSELARQVDISKSAVYKHVKTLERLGYLVREGDDYYLSNRFLGLGRGARGRLPVEAIREVIGDLAETTEHTSSFIVHEDDRGVYALRVGSVDPDGDVSEGDVAPLHATAGGKAILAFLPADERTQIVESTGLERYTEKTITDSRELERELRSVRDQRVAFDREEFIDDHQCVASPVVDGDGEPVGAVSVTGNIHHMSGKRLEEDVTGLVTSAAKSIENALLSA, encoded by the coding sequence ATGACCGACGGCGTCCCGCGAGTGAAAGCGACGGAGACCAGCTTCCGGATCATCGAACTCCTGGACGAGCGACAGGGGGCGGGTGTGAGCGAACTCGCCCGCCAGGTCGACATCTCCAAGAGCGCCGTGTACAAGCACGTCAAGACGCTCGAACGGCTCGGCTACCTCGTCAGAGAGGGCGACGACTACTACCTGAGCAACCGGTTCCTCGGCCTCGGACGGGGAGCGCGCGGTCGGCTCCCGGTCGAGGCGATCCGGGAAGTCATCGGGGACCTCGCGGAGACGACCGAGCACACGTCGAGTTTCATCGTCCACGAGGACGACCGCGGCGTCTACGCGCTCCGCGTCGGGTCCGTCGACCCCGACGGCGACGTCAGTGAGGGCGACGTCGCACCGCTCCACGCCACGGCCGGCGGGAAAGCAATCCTCGCGTTCCTCCCGGCCGACGAACGGACGCAGATCGTCGAGAGTACGGGCCTCGAACGCTACACGGAGAAGACGATCACCGACAGCCGCGAACTGGAACGGGAACTGCGGTCGGTCCGCGACCAGCGCGTCGCCTTCGACCGCGAGGAGTTCATCGACGACCACCAGTGCGTCGCCTCGCCCGTCGTCGACGGCGACGGCGAACCCGTCGGTGCGGTCAGCGTCACCGGAAACATCCACCACATGTCCGGCAAACGGCTCGAAGAGGACGTGACGGGGCTGGTGACCAGCGCCGCGAAGTCCATCGAGAACGCCCTCCTCTCCGCGTAG